One Salvia splendens isolate huo1 chromosome 12, SspV2, whole genome shotgun sequence genomic window carries:
- the LOC121758739 gene encoding transportin-1-like isoform X1 — protein sequence MASGGGGGEAVAWVPQEDGLREICGLLEQQVAPTADDKSMIWQKLEHYSQFPDFNNYLSFIFARAEGISVEVRQAAGLLLKNNLRSALKTMPHANQQYIKTELLPCMAAADKQIRSTAGTIISTFVQIGGVAEWPELLHALVKCLDSNDFNHMEGAMDALSKICEDIPQVLDSDISALSERPINAFIPRFLQLFQSPHATLRKLALGSVNQYVMLMPTVLHVSMDKYLQGLFLLANDPTPEVRKLVCAAFVQLIEVRSAALEPHLRNVIEYMLVVNKDQDDEVALEACEFWSAYCEAELPPENLQEFLPRLLPILLSNMAYSDDDESIVEAEEDGALPDREQDLKPRFHASRFHGSEDVEDEDDDIVNVWNLRKCSAAALDFLSNVFGDRILPTLMPIVQEKLSATGDEAWKDREAAVLALGAIGEGCINGLYPHLSQIIAFLVPLLDDKYPLIRSISCWTLSRFSKYIVEGAHREGHDQFDKVLTGLLRRLVDDNKRVQEAACSAFATLEEEAAEELVPRLDIILQHLMWAFGKYQRRNLRIVYDALGTLADAVGGELNQPKYLEILMPPLVTKWQQLSDSDKDLFPLLECFTSIAQALGTEFSQFAQPVYQRCISIIQAQQLAKANPVSAGTPYDKEFVVCCLDLLSGLTEGLGPGIESLVSQSNLRDLLLQCCVDDAYDVRQSAFALLGDLARVCPVHLHPRLAEFLDVSAKQLQNLPKLKETVSVANNACWAIGELAIKVRKEISPVVLTLVSALVLVLQHPEGLNKSLIENAAITLGRLAWVCPELVSPHMEHFMQSWCIALSMIRDDIEKEDAFRGLCAMVRANPSGALNSLLSMCKAIASWHEIRSEDLHNEVCQVLHGYKQMLKDGAWEQCMSVLEPPVKDKLCKYQLQ from the exons ATGGCATccggtggtggcggtggcgaAGCGGTGGCGTGGGTGCCGCAGGAGGATGGACTGAGGGAGATCTGTGGGCTTCTAGAGCAGCAGGTGGCTCCCACCGCCGATGATAAATCGATGATTTGGCAGAAGCTGGAGCACTACTCTCAGTTCCCCGATTTCAATAATTATCTCTCCTTCATTTTCGCGCGAGCGGAG GGAATCTCAGTTGAGGTCAGGCAAGCAGCTGGCCTTCTACTGAAAAACAACCTTAGAAGTGCATTGAAAACCATGCCGCATGCAAACCAACAATATATAAAGACGGAGTTGTTACCTTGTATGGCAGCAGCTGATAAACAAATTCGGTCTACAGCTGGGACCATTATTAGTACTTTTGTTCAGATTGGGGGAGTTGCTGAGTGGCCTGAATTGCTACATGCGCTTGTAAAGTGTTTAGATAGTAATGATTTCAATCACATGGAAGGTGCTATGGATGCTTTGTCTAAG ATTTGTGAAGATATTCCCCAAGTACTTGATTCTGATATTTCTGCATTATCTGAACGGCCCATTAATGCTTTTATTCCTAGATTCCTTCAG CTATTCCAGTCACCGCATGCTACACTGCGAAAACTTGCCTTGGGTTCGGTGAATCAGTATGTTATGCTAATGCCTACT GTTCTACATGTGTCTATGGATAAATATTTGCAAGGTTTGTTTCTTCTTGCTAATGACCCAACTCCGGAGGTGCGGAAGCTG GTGTGTGCTGCATTTGTTCAGCTAATTGAAGTTCGTTCTGCTGCATTGGAG CCACATTTAAGGAACGTCATCGAGTATATGTTGGTAGTCAACAAAGaccaagatgatgaagtggCTCTAGAGGCCTGTGAATTTTG GTCTGCCTATTGTGAAGCTGAATTGCCTCCTGAAAACTTGCAAGAGTTTTTACCACGTCTTCTTCCA ATTTTGCTTTCAAACATGGCATATTCGGATGATGATGAATCTATTGTTGAGGCCGag GAGGACGGAGCTCTTCCAGATAGAGAGCAG GATCTGAAGCCTCGTTTTCACGCATCTCGCTTTCATGGATCGGAGGATGTGGAAGATGAG GATGATGATATCGTAAATGTATGGAACTTACGTAAATGCAGTGCAGCTGCTCTGGACTTCCTGTCCAATGTGTTTGGAGATAGGATCTTGCCCACCTTGATGCCCATTGTGCAG GAAAAGTTGTCTGCTACTGGTGATGAAGCCTGGAAAGATAGGGAAGCTGCTGTTTTAGCCCTTGGTGCAATAGGCGAGGGATGTATTAACGGCCTGTATCCACATTTGTCTCAG ATTATTGCATTTCTTGTTCCTCTCTTAGATGACAAGTATCCTCTGATAAGGAGCATCTCTTGTTGGACACTATCACGATTCAGCAAATATATTGTTGAG GGAGCTCATCGAGAAGGTCATGATCAGTTTGACAAAGTTTTGACGGGTTTACTACGAAGattagtggatgataataagaGGGTTCAAGAAGCTGCTTGTTCGGCATTTGCAACACTTGAAGAG GAAGCTGCAGAAGAGTTGGTACCACGATTGGACATCATTCTGCAACACTTAATGTGGGCCTTTGGGAAATATCAG AGAAGGAATCTCAGAATTGTATATGATGCTCTGGGGACATTAGCAGATGCTGTTGGTGGCGAACTGAATCAG CCTAAATACCTTGAAATCTTGATGCCCCCACTGGTTACAAAGTGGCAGCAGCTTTCAGACTCTGACAAAGATCTTTTCCCACTCCTTGAATGCTTTACATCAATAGCACAG GCACTGGGTACTGAATTTTCACAGTTTGCTCAACCAGTGTATCAGAGGTGCATAAGCATCATCCAGGCTCAACAACTGGCCAAG GCCAATCCTGTTTCAGCTGGCACACCATATGATAAAGAGTTCGTAGTTTGCTGTTTGGATCTTCTCTCGGGACTTACTGAGGGTCTTGGTCCTGGCATTGAGAGTTTG GTTTCACAAAGTAATTTACGAGATTTGCTGCTGCAATGCTGTGTGGATGATGCCTATGATGTCAGACAAAGTGCTTTTGCGCTGCTGGGGGACCTTGCTAGA GTCTGTCCTGTTCATTTACATCCAAGATTAGCTGAGTTCCTTGATGTTTCTGCTAAGCAATTG CAGAACCTCCCAAAGCTGAAGGAAACGGTATCTGTAGCCAACAATGCATGCTGGGCAATTGGTGAACTAGCAATAAAG GTTCGCAAAGAGATATCTCCCGTAGTTCTGACTTTGGTATCAGCTTTGGTCCTAGTACTTCAACATCCTGAG GGCCTCAATAAATCACTCATTGAGAATGCAGCCATTACACTTGGAAGGCTTGCATGGGTTTGCCCAGAACTTGTCTCACCACACATGGAGCATTTCATGCAGTCATGGTGTATTGCTTTGTCCAT GATACGAGATGACATAGAGAAGGAAGATGCTTTCAGAGGTTTATGTGCAATG GTTAGAGCAAATCCATCCGGGGCCTTAAATTCTCTTCTCTCTATGTGCAAGGCAATTGCAAGTTGGCAT GAAATAAGGAGTGAGGACCTACACAATGAAGTCTGCCAGGTGTTGCATGGGTATAAACAA ATGCTCAAGGATGGAGCATGGGAACAATGCATGTCCGTTTTGGAGCCACCTGTTAAGGATAAGCTGTGCAAATATCAACTGCAATGA
- the LOC121758739 gene encoding transportin-1-like isoform X2, whose translation MASGGGGGEAVAWVPQEDGLREICGLLEQQVAPTADDKSMIWQKLEHYSQFPDFNNYLSFIFARAEGISVEVRQAAGLLLKNNLRSALKTMPHANQQYIKTELLPCMAAADKQIRSTAGTIISTFVQIGGVAEWPELLHALVKCLDSNDFNHMEGAMDALSKICEDIPQVLDSDISALSERPINAFIPRFLQLFQSPHATLRKLALGSVNQYVMLMPTVLHVSMDKYLQGLFLLANDPTPEVRKLVCAAFVQLIEVRSAALEPHLRNVIEYMLVVNKDQDDEVALEACEFWSAYCEAELPPENLQEFLPRLLPILLSNMAYSDDDESIVEAEEDGALPDREQDLKPRFHASRFHGSEDVEDEDDDIVNVWNLRKCSAAALDFLSNVFGDRILPTLMPIVQEKLSATGDEAWKDREAAVLALGAIGEGCINGLYPHLSQIIAFLVPLLDDKYPLIRSISCWTLSRFSKYIVEGAHREGHDQFDKVLTGLLRRLVDDNKRVQEAACSAFATLEEEAAEELVPRLDIILQHLMWAFGKYQRRNLRIVYDALGTLADAVGGELNQPKYLEILMPPLVTKWQQLSDSDKDLFPLLECFTSIAQALGTEFSQFAQPVYQRCISIIQAQQLAKANPVSAGTPYDKEFVVCCLDLLSGLTEGLGPGIESLVSQSNLRDLLLQCCVDDAYDVRQSAFALLGDLARVCPVHLHPRLAEFLDVSAKQLNLPKLKETVSVANNACWAIGELAIKVRKEISPVVLTLVSALVLVLQHPEGLNKSLIENAAITLGRLAWVCPELVSPHMEHFMQSWCIALSMIRDDIEKEDAFRGLCAMVRANPSGALNSLLSMCKAIASWHEIRSEDLHNEVCQVLHGYKQMLKDGAWEQCMSVLEPPVKDKLCKYQLQ comes from the exons ATGGCATccggtggtggcggtggcgaAGCGGTGGCGTGGGTGCCGCAGGAGGATGGACTGAGGGAGATCTGTGGGCTTCTAGAGCAGCAGGTGGCTCCCACCGCCGATGATAAATCGATGATTTGGCAGAAGCTGGAGCACTACTCTCAGTTCCCCGATTTCAATAATTATCTCTCCTTCATTTTCGCGCGAGCGGAG GGAATCTCAGTTGAGGTCAGGCAAGCAGCTGGCCTTCTACTGAAAAACAACCTTAGAAGTGCATTGAAAACCATGCCGCATGCAAACCAACAATATATAAAGACGGAGTTGTTACCTTGTATGGCAGCAGCTGATAAACAAATTCGGTCTACAGCTGGGACCATTATTAGTACTTTTGTTCAGATTGGGGGAGTTGCTGAGTGGCCTGAATTGCTACATGCGCTTGTAAAGTGTTTAGATAGTAATGATTTCAATCACATGGAAGGTGCTATGGATGCTTTGTCTAAG ATTTGTGAAGATATTCCCCAAGTACTTGATTCTGATATTTCTGCATTATCTGAACGGCCCATTAATGCTTTTATTCCTAGATTCCTTCAG CTATTCCAGTCACCGCATGCTACACTGCGAAAACTTGCCTTGGGTTCGGTGAATCAGTATGTTATGCTAATGCCTACT GTTCTACATGTGTCTATGGATAAATATTTGCAAGGTTTGTTTCTTCTTGCTAATGACCCAACTCCGGAGGTGCGGAAGCTG GTGTGTGCTGCATTTGTTCAGCTAATTGAAGTTCGTTCTGCTGCATTGGAG CCACATTTAAGGAACGTCATCGAGTATATGTTGGTAGTCAACAAAGaccaagatgatgaagtggCTCTAGAGGCCTGTGAATTTTG GTCTGCCTATTGTGAAGCTGAATTGCCTCCTGAAAACTTGCAAGAGTTTTTACCACGTCTTCTTCCA ATTTTGCTTTCAAACATGGCATATTCGGATGATGATGAATCTATTGTTGAGGCCGag GAGGACGGAGCTCTTCCAGATAGAGAGCAG GATCTGAAGCCTCGTTTTCACGCATCTCGCTTTCATGGATCGGAGGATGTGGAAGATGAG GATGATGATATCGTAAATGTATGGAACTTACGTAAATGCAGTGCAGCTGCTCTGGACTTCCTGTCCAATGTGTTTGGAGATAGGATCTTGCCCACCTTGATGCCCATTGTGCAG GAAAAGTTGTCTGCTACTGGTGATGAAGCCTGGAAAGATAGGGAAGCTGCTGTTTTAGCCCTTGGTGCAATAGGCGAGGGATGTATTAACGGCCTGTATCCACATTTGTCTCAG ATTATTGCATTTCTTGTTCCTCTCTTAGATGACAAGTATCCTCTGATAAGGAGCATCTCTTGTTGGACACTATCACGATTCAGCAAATATATTGTTGAG GGAGCTCATCGAGAAGGTCATGATCAGTTTGACAAAGTTTTGACGGGTTTACTACGAAGattagtggatgataataagaGGGTTCAAGAAGCTGCTTGTTCGGCATTTGCAACACTTGAAGAG GAAGCTGCAGAAGAGTTGGTACCACGATTGGACATCATTCTGCAACACTTAATGTGGGCCTTTGGGAAATATCAG AGAAGGAATCTCAGAATTGTATATGATGCTCTGGGGACATTAGCAGATGCTGTTGGTGGCGAACTGAATCAG CCTAAATACCTTGAAATCTTGATGCCCCCACTGGTTACAAAGTGGCAGCAGCTTTCAGACTCTGACAAAGATCTTTTCCCACTCCTTGAATGCTTTACATCAATAGCACAG GCACTGGGTACTGAATTTTCACAGTTTGCTCAACCAGTGTATCAGAGGTGCATAAGCATCATCCAGGCTCAACAACTGGCCAAG GCCAATCCTGTTTCAGCTGGCACACCATATGATAAAGAGTTCGTAGTTTGCTGTTTGGATCTTCTCTCGGGACTTACTGAGGGTCTTGGTCCTGGCATTGAGAGTTTG GTTTCACAAAGTAATTTACGAGATTTGCTGCTGCAATGCTGTGTGGATGATGCCTATGATGTCAGACAAAGTGCTTTTGCGCTGCTGGGGGACCTTGCTAGA GTCTGTCCTGTTCATTTACATCCAAGATTAGCTGAGTTCCTTGATGTTTCTGCTAAGCAATTG AACCTCCCAAAGCTGAAGGAAACGGTATCTGTAGCCAACAATGCATGCTGGGCAATTGGTGAACTAGCAATAAAG GTTCGCAAAGAGATATCTCCCGTAGTTCTGACTTTGGTATCAGCTTTGGTCCTAGTACTTCAACATCCTGAG GGCCTCAATAAATCACTCATTGAGAATGCAGCCATTACACTTGGAAGGCTTGCATGGGTTTGCCCAGAACTTGTCTCACCACACATGGAGCATTTCATGCAGTCATGGTGTATTGCTTTGTCCAT GATACGAGATGACATAGAGAAGGAAGATGCTTTCAGAGGTTTATGTGCAATG GTTAGAGCAAATCCATCCGGGGCCTTAAATTCTCTTCTCTCTATGTGCAAGGCAATTGCAAGTTGGCAT GAAATAAGGAGTGAGGACCTACACAATGAAGTCTGCCAGGTGTTGCATGGGTATAAACAA ATGCTCAAGGATGGAGCATGGGAACAATGCATGTCCGTTTTGGAGCCACCTGTTAAGGATAAGCTGTGCAAATATCAACTGCAATGA